In Manis javanica isolate MJ-LG chromosome 9, MJ_LKY, whole genome shotgun sequence, one DNA window encodes the following:
- the MBD1 gene encoding methyl-CpG-binding domain protein 1 isoform X3, whose amino-acid sequence MAEDWLDCPALGPGWKRREVFRKSGATCGRSDTYYQSPTGDRIRSKVELTRYLGPACDLTLFDFKQGILCYPAPKTSSLAIPSKKRKKASRPAKSRKRQVGSQRGEIRKEAPKDETKADADTAPASLPAPGCCENCGISFSGDGTQRQRLKTLCKDCRAQRIAFNREQRMFKRVGCGECTACLVTADCGACSTCLLQLPHDVASGLFCKCERRRCLRIVERSRGCGVCRGCQTREDCGRCRVCLRPPRPGLRRQWKCIQRRCLRHLAHRLRRHHQRCQRHPPLPVAPPAGKRGHHRGGCDTKMTARQLPQTQPPPPIPPSQPPESPELHPRALAPSPPAEFIYYCVDEDELQPYTNRRQNRKCGACAACLRRMDCGHCDFCCDKPKFGGSNQKRQKCRWRQCLQFAMKRLLPSVQAGSEEGAGPPPPCPHRKRPGSTHRLRLGQTLKAPLATPTVLPDHAQTPVKQETDSGFVLPPPGTDLVFLREGASSPVQVPGPAPASTEALLQVKQEKADAQDDWTPGTASLTSPVLLPGCPSKAVDPGLPPVKQEPPDPEEDKEESKDDSASDSAPEEEAGGTGTPVITEIFSLGGTRLRDTAVWLPSLQGRQSGREDGYKVWETEDMLAPKSTSWNPQGWPRTHVSLSPPSTSMMWVSCRRSWCPSSQS is encoded by the exons ATGGCTGAGGACTGGCTGGactgcccagccctgggccctggctggAAGCGTCGTGAGGTCTTTCGAAAGTCAGGAGCCACCTGCGGACGCTCAGATACCTATTACCAAAG ccccacaGGAGATAGGATCCGAAGCAAAGTTGAGCTGACCCGATACCTCGGCCCTGCGTGCGACCTCACCCTCTTCGACTTCAAACAAGGCATCTTGTGCTATCCAGCTCCCAAG ACCAGTTCCTTGGCCATCCCCAGCAAGAAGCGTAAGAAGGCTTCAAGGCCAGCCAAGTCTCGGAAACGTCAGGTTGGATCCCAGAGGGGTGAGATCAGGAAGGAGGCCCCAAAGGATGAAACCAAGGCTGATGCTGACACAGCCCCAGCTTCACTCCCTGCACCTGG GTGCTGTGAAAATTGTGGAATCAGCTTCTCAGGGGATGGTACCCAAAGGCAGCGGCTCAAGACACTTTGCAAGGACTGCCGAG CACAGCGAATTGCTTTCAACCGGGAGCAGAGGATGTTTAAG CGTGTGGGCTGCGGGGAGTGTACAGCCTGCCTGGTAACTGCGGACTGCGGGGCCTGTTCCACCTGCCTTCTGCAGCTGCCCCATGATGTGGCCTCGGGGCTGTTCTGCAAGTGTGAGAGGAGACGGTGCCTCCGGATTGTGGAAAGG AGCCGAGGGTGTGGAGTATGCCGGGGCTGTCAGACCCGAGAGGACTGTGGCCGTTGCCGAGTCTGCCTTCGCCCTCCACGCCCTGGTCTCAGGCGCCAGTGGAAGTGTATCCAGCGGCGCTGCCTAAGG CACCTTGCCCACCGGCTTCGTCGCCACCATCAGCGATGTCAACGACACCCTCCCCTACCTGTGGCTCCCCCCGCT GGTAAACGTGGCCACCACAGGGGAGGCTGTGACACCAAGATGACTGCCAGGCAGCTTCCCCAAACCCAGCCCCCACCTCCGATTCCTCCATCGCAGCCTCCAGAGTCACCAGAGCTG CACCCCAGAGCCCTGGCCCCCTCGCCACCTGCCGAGTTCATCTATTACTGTGTAGACGAGGACGAGCTA CAGCCTTACACGAATCGCCGACAGAACCGCAAGTGTGGGGCCTGTGCAGCCTGCCTACGGCGGATGGACTGTGGCCACTGCGACTTCTGCTGTGACAAGCCCAAATTTGGGGGCAGCAACCAGAAGCGCCAGAAGTGTCGTTGGCGCCAGTGCCTGCAGTTTGCCATG AAGCGGCTGCTGCCAAGTGTCCAGGCAGGGTctgaggaaggggcagggccGCCCCCACCTTGCCCTCATCGAAAGAGGCCTGGCTCTACTCATCGGCTCCGTCTGGGCCAGACCCTGAAGGCCCCCTTGGCCACACCCACAGTCCTGCCAGACCATGCTCAGACTCCAGTGAAGCAGGAAACAGACAGTGGCTTTGTGCTGCCCCCACCTGGCACTGACCTTGTGTTTTTACGGGAAGGTGCAAGCAGTCCCGTGCAGGTGCCTGGCCCTGCGCCAGCTTCCACAGAAGCCCTGCTGCAG GTGAAGCAAGAGAAGGCGGATGCCCAGGATGACTGGACACCGGGCACAGCCAGCCTGACTTCTCCTGTATTGCTGCCTGGCTGCCCCAGCAAG GCAGTAGACCCAGGCCTGCCACCTGTGAAGCAAGAGCCACCTGACCCTGAGGAGGACAAGGAAGAGAGCAAGGATGACTCTGCCTCCGATTCAGCcccagaggaggaggcaggagggactGGCACGCCTGTG ATCACGGAGATTTTCAGCCTGGGTGGAACCCGCCTCCGGGACACAGCAGTCTGGTTGCCAAG TCTGCAGGGCAGGCAATCGGGAAGGGAAGATGGATATAAAGTGTGGGAGACCGAGGATATGTTGGCGCCCAAGAGCACAAGCTGGAACCCACAAGGATGGCCTCGAACCCATGTCAGTCTCTCACCACCTTCAACTTCGATGATGTGGGTGTCCTGTAGAAGAAGCTGGTGCCCTTCATCACAGAGTTAA
- the MBD1 gene encoding methyl-CpG-binding domain protein 1 isoform X14, with the protein MAEDWLDCPALGPGWKRREVFRKSGATCGRSDTYYQSPTGDRIRSKVELTRYLGPACDLTLFDFKQGILCYPAPKTSSLAIPSKKRKKASRPAKSRKRQVGSQRGEIRKEAPKDETKADADTAPASLPAPGCCENCGISFSGDGTQRQRLKTLCKDCRAQRIAFNREQRMFKRVGCGECTACLVTADCGACSTCLLQLPHDVASGLFCKCERRRCLRIVERSRGCGVCRGCQTREDCGRCRVCLRPPRPGLRRQWKCIQRRCLRHLAHRLRRHHQRCQRHPPLPVAPPAGKRGHHRGGCDTKMTARQLPQTQPPPPIPPSQPPESPELHPRALAPSPPAEFIYYCVDEDELQPYTNRRQNRKCGACAACLRRMDCGHCDFCCDKPKFGGSNQKRQKCRWRQCLQFAMKRLLPSVQAGSEEGAGPPPPCPHRKRPGSTHRLRLGQTLKAPLATPTVLPDHAQTPVKQETDSGFVLPPPGTDLVFLREGASSPVQVPGPAPASTEALLQAVDPGLPPVKQEPPDPEEDKEESKDDSASDSAPEEEAGGTGTPVITEIFSLGGTRLRDTAVWLPSLQGRQSGREDGYKVWETEDMLAPKSTSWNPQGWPRTHVSLSPPSTSMMWVSCRRSWCPSSQS; encoded by the exons ATGGCTGAGGACTGGCTGGactgcccagccctgggccctggctggAAGCGTCGTGAGGTCTTTCGAAAGTCAGGAGCCACCTGCGGACGCTCAGATACCTATTACCAAAG ccccacaGGAGATAGGATCCGAAGCAAAGTTGAGCTGACCCGATACCTCGGCCCTGCGTGCGACCTCACCCTCTTCGACTTCAAACAAGGCATCTTGTGCTATCCAGCTCCCAAG ACCAGTTCCTTGGCCATCCCCAGCAAGAAGCGTAAGAAGGCTTCAAGGCCAGCCAAGTCTCGGAAACGTCAGGTTGGATCCCAGAGGGGTGAGATCAGGAAGGAGGCCCCAAAGGATGAAACCAAGGCTGATGCTGACACAGCCCCAGCTTCACTCCCTGCACCTGG GTGCTGTGAAAATTGTGGAATCAGCTTCTCAGGGGATGGTACCCAAAGGCAGCGGCTCAAGACACTTTGCAAGGACTGCCGAG CACAGCGAATTGCTTTCAACCGGGAGCAGAGGATGTTTAAG CGTGTGGGCTGCGGGGAGTGTACAGCCTGCCTGGTAACTGCGGACTGCGGGGCCTGTTCCACCTGCCTTCTGCAGCTGCCCCATGATGTGGCCTCGGGGCTGTTCTGCAAGTGTGAGAGGAGACGGTGCCTCCGGATTGTGGAAAGG AGCCGAGGGTGTGGAGTATGCCGGGGCTGTCAGACCCGAGAGGACTGTGGCCGTTGCCGAGTCTGCCTTCGCCCTCCACGCCCTGGTCTCAGGCGCCAGTGGAAGTGTATCCAGCGGCGCTGCCTAAGG CACCTTGCCCACCGGCTTCGTCGCCACCATCAGCGATGTCAACGACACCCTCCCCTACCTGTGGCTCCCCCCGCT GGTAAACGTGGCCACCACAGGGGAGGCTGTGACACCAAGATGACTGCCAGGCAGCTTCCCCAAACCCAGCCCCCACCTCCGATTCCTCCATCGCAGCCTCCAGAGTCACCAGAGCTG CACCCCAGAGCCCTGGCCCCCTCGCCACCTGCCGAGTTCATCTATTACTGTGTAGACGAGGACGAGCTA CAGCCTTACACGAATCGCCGACAGAACCGCAAGTGTGGGGCCTGTGCAGCCTGCCTACGGCGGATGGACTGTGGCCACTGCGACTTCTGCTGTGACAAGCCCAAATTTGGGGGCAGCAACCAGAAGCGCCAGAAGTGTCGTTGGCGCCAGTGCCTGCAGTTTGCCATG AAGCGGCTGCTGCCAAGTGTCCAGGCAGGGTctgaggaaggggcagggccGCCCCCACCTTGCCCTCATCGAAAGAGGCCTGGCTCTACTCATCGGCTCCGTCTGGGCCAGACCCTGAAGGCCCCCTTGGCCACACCCACAGTCCTGCCAGACCATGCTCAGACTCCAGTGAAGCAGGAAACAGACAGTGGCTTTGTGCTGCCCCCACCTGGCACTGACCTTGTGTTTTTACGGGAAGGTGCAAGCAGTCCCGTGCAGGTGCCTGGCCCTGCGCCAGCTTCCACAGAAGCCCTGCTGCAG GCAGTAGACCCAGGCCTGCCACCTGTGAAGCAAGAGCCACCTGACCCTGAGGAGGACAAGGAAGAGAGCAAGGATGACTCTGCCTCCGATTCAGCcccagaggaggaggcaggagggactGGCACGCCTGTG ATCACGGAGATTTTCAGCCTGGGTGGAACCCGCCTCCGGGACACAGCAGTCTGGTTGCCAAG TCTGCAGGGCAGGCAATCGGGAAGGGAAGATGGATATAAAGTGTGGGAGACCGAGGATATGTTGGCGCCCAAGAGCACAAGCTGGAACCCACAAGGATGGCCTCGAACCCATGTCAGTCTCTCACCACCTTCAACTTCGATGATGTGGGTGTCCTGTAGAAGAAGCTGGTGCCCTTCATCACAGAGTTAA
- the MBD1 gene encoding methyl-CpG-binding domain protein 1 isoform X2 — MAEDWLDCPALGPGWKRREVFRKSGATCGRSDTYYQSPTGDRIRSKVELTRYLGPACDLTLFDFKQGILCYPAPKTSSLAIPSKKRKKASRPAKSRKRQVGSQRGEIRKEAPKDETKADADTAPASLPAPGCCENCGISFSGDGTQRQRLKTLCKDCRAQRIAFNREQRMFKRVGCGECTACLVTADCGACSTCLLQLPHDVASGLFCKCERRRCLRIVERSRGCGVCRGCQTREDCGRCRVCLRPPRPGLRRQWKCIQRRCLRHLAHRLRRHHQRCQRHPPLPVAPPAGKRGHHRGGCDTKMTARQLPQTQPPPPIPPSQPPESPELHPRALAPSPPAEFIYYCVDEDELPYTNRRQNRKCGACAACLRRMDCGHCDFCCDKPKFGGSNQKRQKCRWRQCLQFAMKRLLPSVQAGSEEGAGPPPPCPHRKRPGSTHRLRLGQTLKAPLATPTVLPDHAQTPVKQETDSGFVLPPPGTDLVFLREGASSPVQVPGPAPASTEALLQEAQCPGLTWVVALPQVKQEKADAQDDWTPGTASLTSPVLLPGCPSKAVDPGLPPVKQEPPDPEEDKEESKDDSASDSAPEEEAGGTGTPVITEIFSLGGTRLRDTAVWLPSLQGRQSGREDGYKVWETEDMLAPKSTSWNPQGWPRTHVSLSPPSTSMMWVSCRRSWCPSSQS; from the exons ATGGCTGAGGACTGGCTGGactgcccagccctgggccctggctggAAGCGTCGTGAGGTCTTTCGAAAGTCAGGAGCCACCTGCGGACGCTCAGATACCTATTACCAAAG ccccacaGGAGATAGGATCCGAAGCAAAGTTGAGCTGACCCGATACCTCGGCCCTGCGTGCGACCTCACCCTCTTCGACTTCAAACAAGGCATCTTGTGCTATCCAGCTCCCAAG ACCAGTTCCTTGGCCATCCCCAGCAAGAAGCGTAAGAAGGCTTCAAGGCCAGCCAAGTCTCGGAAACGTCAGGTTGGATCCCAGAGGGGTGAGATCAGGAAGGAGGCCCCAAAGGATGAAACCAAGGCTGATGCTGACACAGCCCCAGCTTCACTCCCTGCACCTGG GTGCTGTGAAAATTGTGGAATCAGCTTCTCAGGGGATGGTACCCAAAGGCAGCGGCTCAAGACACTTTGCAAGGACTGCCGAG CACAGCGAATTGCTTTCAACCGGGAGCAGAGGATGTTTAAG CGTGTGGGCTGCGGGGAGTGTACAGCCTGCCTGGTAACTGCGGACTGCGGGGCCTGTTCCACCTGCCTTCTGCAGCTGCCCCATGATGTGGCCTCGGGGCTGTTCTGCAAGTGTGAGAGGAGACGGTGCCTCCGGATTGTGGAAAGG AGCCGAGGGTGTGGAGTATGCCGGGGCTGTCAGACCCGAGAGGACTGTGGCCGTTGCCGAGTCTGCCTTCGCCCTCCACGCCCTGGTCTCAGGCGCCAGTGGAAGTGTATCCAGCGGCGCTGCCTAAGG CACCTTGCCCACCGGCTTCGTCGCCACCATCAGCGATGTCAACGACACCCTCCCCTACCTGTGGCTCCCCCCGCT GGTAAACGTGGCCACCACAGGGGAGGCTGTGACACCAAGATGACTGCCAGGCAGCTTCCCCAAACCCAGCCCCCACCTCCGATTCCTCCATCGCAGCCTCCAGAGTCACCAGAGCTG CACCCCAGAGCCCTGGCCCCCTCGCCACCTGCCGAGTTCATCTATTACTGTGTAGACGAGGACGAGCTA CCTTACACGAATCGCCGACAGAACCGCAAGTGTGGGGCCTGTGCAGCCTGCCTACGGCGGATGGACTGTGGCCACTGCGACTTCTGCTGTGACAAGCCCAAATTTGGGGGCAGCAACCAGAAGCGCCAGAAGTGTCGTTGGCGCCAGTGCCTGCAGTTTGCCATG AAGCGGCTGCTGCCAAGTGTCCAGGCAGGGTctgaggaaggggcagggccGCCCCCACCTTGCCCTCATCGAAAGAGGCCTGGCTCTACTCATCGGCTCCGTCTGGGCCAGACCCTGAAGGCCCCCTTGGCCACACCCACAGTCCTGCCAGACCATGCTCAGACTCCAGTGAAGCAGGAAACAGACAGTGGCTTTGTGCTGCCCCCACCTGGCACTGACCTTGTGTTTTTACGGGAAGGTGCAAGCAGTCCCGTGCAGGTGCCTGGCCCTGCGCCAGCTTCCACAGAAGCCCTGCTGCAG GAGGCGCAGTGCCCTGGCCTGACTTGGGTTGTGGCCTTACCTCAGGTGAAGCAAGAGAAGGCGGATGCCCAGGATGACTGGACACCGGGCACAGCCAGCCTGACTTCTCCTGTATTGCTGCCTGGCTGCCCCAGCAAG GCAGTAGACCCAGGCCTGCCACCTGTGAAGCAAGAGCCACCTGACCCTGAGGAGGACAAGGAAGAGAGCAAGGATGACTCTGCCTCCGATTCAGCcccagaggaggaggcaggagggactGGCACGCCTGTG ATCACGGAGATTTTCAGCCTGGGTGGAACCCGCCTCCGGGACACAGCAGTCTGGTTGCCAAG TCTGCAGGGCAGGCAATCGGGAAGGGAAGATGGATATAAAGTGTGGGAGACCGAGGATATGTTGGCGCCCAAGAGCACAAGCTGGAACCCACAAGGATGGCCTCGAACCCATGTCAGTCTCTCACCACCTTCAACTTCGATGATGTGGGTGTCCTGTAGAAGAAGCTGGTGCCCTTCATCACAGAGTTAA
- the MBD1 gene encoding methyl-CpG-binding domain protein 1 isoform X6 — protein sequence MAEDWLDCPALGPGWKRREVFRKSGATCGRSDTYYQSPTGDRIRSKVELTRYLGPACDLTLFDFKQGILCYPAPKTSSLAIPSKKRKKASRPAKSRKRQVGSQRGEIRKEAPKDETKADADTAPASLPAPGCCENCGISFSGDGTQRQRLKTLCKDCRAQRIAFNREQRMFKRVGCGECTACLVTADCGACSTCLLQLPHDVASGLFCKCERRRCLRIVERSRGCGVCRGCQTREDCGRCRVCLRPPRPGLRRQWKCIQRRCLRGKRGHHRGGCDTKMTARQLPQTQPPPPIPPSQPPESPELHPRALAPSPPAEFIYYCVDEDELQPYTNRRQNRKCGACAACLRRMDCGHCDFCCDKPKFGGSNQKRQKCRWRQCLQFAMKRLLPSVQAGSEEGAGPPPPCPHRKRPGSTHRLRLGQTLKAPLATPTVLPDHAQTPVKQETDSGFVLPPPGTDLVFLREGASSPVQVPGPAPASTEALLQEAQCPGLTWVVALPQVKQEKADAQDDWTPGTASLTSPVLLPGCPSKAVDPGLPPVKQEPPDPEEDKEESKDDSASDSAPEEEAGGTGTPVITEIFSLGGTRLRDTAVWLPSLQGRQSGREDGYKVWETEDMLAPKSTSWNPQGWPRTHVSLSPPSTSMMWVSCRRSWCPSSQS from the exons ATGGCTGAGGACTGGCTGGactgcccagccctgggccctggctggAAGCGTCGTGAGGTCTTTCGAAAGTCAGGAGCCACCTGCGGACGCTCAGATACCTATTACCAAAG ccccacaGGAGATAGGATCCGAAGCAAAGTTGAGCTGACCCGATACCTCGGCCCTGCGTGCGACCTCACCCTCTTCGACTTCAAACAAGGCATCTTGTGCTATCCAGCTCCCAAG ACCAGTTCCTTGGCCATCCCCAGCAAGAAGCGTAAGAAGGCTTCAAGGCCAGCCAAGTCTCGGAAACGTCAGGTTGGATCCCAGAGGGGTGAGATCAGGAAGGAGGCCCCAAAGGATGAAACCAAGGCTGATGCTGACACAGCCCCAGCTTCACTCCCTGCACCTGG GTGCTGTGAAAATTGTGGAATCAGCTTCTCAGGGGATGGTACCCAAAGGCAGCGGCTCAAGACACTTTGCAAGGACTGCCGAG CACAGCGAATTGCTTTCAACCGGGAGCAGAGGATGTTTAAG CGTGTGGGCTGCGGGGAGTGTACAGCCTGCCTGGTAACTGCGGACTGCGGGGCCTGTTCCACCTGCCTTCTGCAGCTGCCCCATGATGTGGCCTCGGGGCTGTTCTGCAAGTGTGAGAGGAGACGGTGCCTCCGGATTGTGGAAAGG AGCCGAGGGTGTGGAGTATGCCGGGGCTGTCAGACCCGAGAGGACTGTGGCCGTTGCCGAGTCTGCCTTCGCCCTCCACGCCCTGGTCTCAGGCGCCAGTGGAAGTGTATCCAGCGGCGCTGCCTAAGG GGTAAACGTGGCCACCACAGGGGAGGCTGTGACACCAAGATGACTGCCAGGCAGCTTCCCCAAACCCAGCCCCCACCTCCGATTCCTCCATCGCAGCCTCCAGAGTCACCAGAGCTG CACCCCAGAGCCCTGGCCCCCTCGCCACCTGCCGAGTTCATCTATTACTGTGTAGACGAGGACGAGCTA CAGCCTTACACGAATCGCCGACAGAACCGCAAGTGTGGGGCCTGTGCAGCCTGCCTACGGCGGATGGACTGTGGCCACTGCGACTTCTGCTGTGACAAGCCCAAATTTGGGGGCAGCAACCAGAAGCGCCAGAAGTGTCGTTGGCGCCAGTGCCTGCAGTTTGCCATG AAGCGGCTGCTGCCAAGTGTCCAGGCAGGGTctgaggaaggggcagggccGCCCCCACCTTGCCCTCATCGAAAGAGGCCTGGCTCTACTCATCGGCTCCGTCTGGGCCAGACCCTGAAGGCCCCCTTGGCCACACCCACAGTCCTGCCAGACCATGCTCAGACTCCAGTGAAGCAGGAAACAGACAGTGGCTTTGTGCTGCCCCCACCTGGCACTGACCTTGTGTTTTTACGGGAAGGTGCAAGCAGTCCCGTGCAGGTGCCTGGCCCTGCGCCAGCTTCCACAGAAGCCCTGCTGCAG GAGGCGCAGTGCCCTGGCCTGACTTGGGTTGTGGCCTTACCTCAGGTGAAGCAAGAGAAGGCGGATGCCCAGGATGACTGGACACCGGGCACAGCCAGCCTGACTTCTCCTGTATTGCTGCCTGGCTGCCCCAGCAAG GCAGTAGACCCAGGCCTGCCACCTGTGAAGCAAGAGCCACCTGACCCTGAGGAGGACAAGGAAGAGAGCAAGGATGACTCTGCCTCCGATTCAGCcccagaggaggaggcaggagggactGGCACGCCTGTG ATCACGGAGATTTTCAGCCTGGGTGGAACCCGCCTCCGGGACACAGCAGTCTGGTTGCCAAG TCTGCAGGGCAGGCAATCGGGAAGGGAAGATGGATATAAAGTGTGGGAGACCGAGGATATGTTGGCGCCCAAGAGCACAAGCTGGAACCCACAAGGATGGCCTCGAACCCATGTCAGTCTCTCACCACCTTCAACTTCGATGATGTGGGTGTCCTGTAGAAGAAGCTGGTGCCCTTCATCACAGAGTTAA
- the MBD1 gene encoding methyl-CpG-binding domain protein 1 isoform X23 — protein sequence MAEDWLDCPALGPGWKRREVFRKSGATCGRSDTYYQSPTGDRIRSKVELTRYLGPACDLTLFDFKQGILCYPAPKTSSLAIPSKKRKKASRPAKSRKRQVGSQRGEIRKEAPKDETKADADTAPASLPAPGCCENCGISFSGDGTQRQRLKTLCKDCRAQRIAFNREQRMFKRVGCGECTACLVTADCGACSTCLLQLPHDVASGLFCKCERRRCLRIVERSRGCGVCRGCQTREDCGRCRVCLRPPRPGLRRQWKCIQRRCLRHLAHRLRRHHQRCQRHPPLPVAPPAGKRGHHRGGCDTKMTARQLPQTQPPPPIPPSQPPESPELQPYTNRRQNRKCGACAACLRRMDCGHCDFCCDKPKFGGSNQKRQKCRWRQCLQFAMKRLLPSVQAGSEEGAGPPPPCPHRKRPGSTHRLRLGQTLKAPLATPTVLPDHAQTPVKQETDSGFVLPPPGTDLVFLREGASSPVQVPGPAPASTEALLQAVDPGLPPVKQEPPDPEEDKEESKDDSASDSAPEEEAGGTGTPVITEIFSLGGTRLRDTAVWLPSLQGRQSGREDGYKVWETEDMLAPKSTSWNPQGWPRTHVSLSPPSTSMMWVSCRRSWCPSSQS from the exons ATGGCTGAGGACTGGCTGGactgcccagccctgggccctggctggAAGCGTCGTGAGGTCTTTCGAAAGTCAGGAGCCACCTGCGGACGCTCAGATACCTATTACCAAAG ccccacaGGAGATAGGATCCGAAGCAAAGTTGAGCTGACCCGATACCTCGGCCCTGCGTGCGACCTCACCCTCTTCGACTTCAAACAAGGCATCTTGTGCTATCCAGCTCCCAAG ACCAGTTCCTTGGCCATCCCCAGCAAGAAGCGTAAGAAGGCTTCAAGGCCAGCCAAGTCTCGGAAACGTCAGGTTGGATCCCAGAGGGGTGAGATCAGGAAGGAGGCCCCAAAGGATGAAACCAAGGCTGATGCTGACACAGCCCCAGCTTCACTCCCTGCACCTGG GTGCTGTGAAAATTGTGGAATCAGCTTCTCAGGGGATGGTACCCAAAGGCAGCGGCTCAAGACACTTTGCAAGGACTGCCGAG CACAGCGAATTGCTTTCAACCGGGAGCAGAGGATGTTTAAG CGTGTGGGCTGCGGGGAGTGTACAGCCTGCCTGGTAACTGCGGACTGCGGGGCCTGTTCCACCTGCCTTCTGCAGCTGCCCCATGATGTGGCCTCGGGGCTGTTCTGCAAGTGTGAGAGGAGACGGTGCCTCCGGATTGTGGAAAGG AGCCGAGGGTGTGGAGTATGCCGGGGCTGTCAGACCCGAGAGGACTGTGGCCGTTGCCGAGTCTGCCTTCGCCCTCCACGCCCTGGTCTCAGGCGCCAGTGGAAGTGTATCCAGCGGCGCTGCCTAAGG CACCTTGCCCACCGGCTTCGTCGCCACCATCAGCGATGTCAACGACACCCTCCCCTACCTGTGGCTCCCCCCGCT GGTAAACGTGGCCACCACAGGGGAGGCTGTGACACCAAGATGACTGCCAGGCAGCTTCCCCAAACCCAGCCCCCACCTCCGATTCCTCCATCGCAGCCTCCAGAGTCACCAGAGCTG CAGCCTTACACGAATCGCCGACAGAACCGCAAGTGTGGGGCCTGTGCAGCCTGCCTACGGCGGATGGACTGTGGCCACTGCGACTTCTGCTGTGACAAGCCCAAATTTGGGGGCAGCAACCAGAAGCGCCAGAAGTGTCGTTGGCGCCAGTGCCTGCAGTTTGCCATG AAGCGGCTGCTGCCAAGTGTCCAGGCAGGGTctgaggaaggggcagggccGCCCCCACCTTGCCCTCATCGAAAGAGGCCTGGCTCTACTCATCGGCTCCGTCTGGGCCAGACCCTGAAGGCCCCCTTGGCCACACCCACAGTCCTGCCAGACCATGCTCAGACTCCAGTGAAGCAGGAAACAGACAGTGGCTTTGTGCTGCCCCCACCTGGCACTGACCTTGTGTTTTTACGGGAAGGTGCAAGCAGTCCCGTGCAGGTGCCTGGCCCTGCGCCAGCTTCCACAGAAGCCCTGCTGCAG GCAGTAGACCCAGGCCTGCCACCTGTGAAGCAAGAGCCACCTGACCCTGAGGAGGACAAGGAAGAGAGCAAGGATGACTCTGCCTCCGATTCAGCcccagaggaggaggcaggagggactGGCACGCCTGTG ATCACGGAGATTTTCAGCCTGGGTGGAACCCGCCTCCGGGACACAGCAGTCTGGTTGCCAAG TCTGCAGGGCAGGCAATCGGGAAGGGAAGATGGATATAAAGTGTGGGAGACCGAGGATATGTTGGCGCCCAAGAGCACAAGCTGGAACCCACAAGGATGGCCTCGAACCCATGTCAGTCTCTCACCACCTTCAACTTCGATGATGTGGGTGTCCTGTAGAAGAAGCTGGTGCCCTTCATCACAGAGTTAA